A section of the Paenibacillus odorifer genome encodes:
- the nadE gene encoding ammonia-dependent NAD(+) synthetase has protein sequence MSLQKEIIADLGVKPTIDVEVEARKRVDFLKSYVLNAGAKGLLIAISGGVDSAVAAGLCKQATDELSAEKGTEYMTLGVFQPYGVQEDIEHSYDVAKAFNLTHTVETNIEEAVNEIALEVEHGLKSIGQHRHMTHQGKGNVKARTRMVMQYALAFENNLIVVGTDHASEAITGFYTKWGDGAVDITPLSTLNKRQVRQLAAHIGVPADIVTKAPTAGLWPGQTDETELGITYDDNSDYLEGKQVNPEVAEKLENYYRRTAHKRNVIPGI, from the coding sequence GTGAGTTTACAGAAGGAAATTATTGCGGATCTTGGCGTGAAGCCAACGATTGATGTAGAGGTTGAGGCACGCAAACGGGTTGATTTCTTAAAGTCGTACGTGCTGAACGCAGGGGCTAAAGGATTATTGATCGCCATTAGTGGTGGAGTGGACAGTGCGGTAGCCGCGGGTCTTTGTAAACAGGCTACGGACGAGCTGTCGGCAGAAAAAGGCACAGAGTATATGACGCTTGGAGTATTCCAGCCTTATGGGGTTCAGGAAGATATCGAGCACAGCTATGATGTTGCCAAAGCTTTTAATCTGACTCATACTGTGGAGACCAACATTGAGGAAGCTGTAAATGAAATTGCCCTTGAAGTTGAGCATGGTCTGAAATCAATAGGCCAACACCGCCATATGACGCATCAAGGCAAAGGAAATGTTAAAGCCAGAACACGTATGGTTATGCAATATGCACTCGCTTTTGAGAACAATCTGATTGTAGTAGGAACGGATCATGCTTCTGAAGCAATTACCGGCTTCTACACGAAGTGGGGCGATGGCGCTGTAGATATTACACCACTATCCACACTTAATAAACGTCAGGTACGTCAGCTGGCTGCACATATTGGTGTGCCTGCGGATATTGTCACAAAAGCACCTACGGCGGGCTTATGGCCGGGTCAGACGGATGAAACCGAGCTGGGCATTACTTATGACGATAACAGTGACTATCTGGAAGGTAAACAGGTTAATCCTGAGGTAGCTGAGAAGCTTGAGAATTATTACCGGAGAACGGCACATAAGCGTAATGTTATTCCGGGGATTTAG
- a CDS encoding BrxA/BrxB family bacilliredoxin: MSMSFNQYMRDSIQPMRDDLTSIGFQELMTPEEVEATLPTAKGTSLVVVNSVCGCAAGQCRPGVAQALQNEITPDHLFTVFAGQEKEATAKAREYFAPYPPSSPSIALMKDGELVHFIERHGVEDRSAAEIAAELKEVFNRLCQ, from the coding sequence ATGTCCATGTCTTTTAATCAATATATGAGAGATTCAATTCAGCCTATGCGTGATGACCTGACAAGTATCGGGTTTCAGGAGCTTATGACTCCAGAAGAGGTGGAAGCTACTCTTCCAACCGCAAAAGGAACATCGCTTGTAGTCGTAAATTCGGTCTGTGGTTGTGCTGCTGGACAATGTCGTCCAGGTGTAGCTCAGGCTTTGCAAAATGAAATCACTCCGGATCACTTGTTCACAGTGTTTGCAGGTCAAGAGAAAGAAGCTACTGCTAAAGCACGTGAATATTTTGCTCCTTATCCGCCATCCTCACCTTCCATCGCACTGATGAAGGATGGAGAACTCGTTCACTTTATTGAACGTCATGGCGTAGAAGATCGTTCGGCTGCTGAAATTGCTGCTGAATTGAAAGAGGTCTTCAATCGTTTGTGCCAGTAA
- the acpS gene encoding holo-ACP synthase: protein MIYGIGHDVLEIERISEVINRGLGKKFNQRVLTEQEYQLAEERSGRLAEFVAGRFAAKEAVVKALGCGIGNVVGFQDIEILPDAKGKPEVTLSCEAWSRLNLPDGQKYNIHLTITHGRDLASAFAVVEGLGS from the coding sequence TTGATTTACGGAATTGGACATGATGTGTTAGAAATTGAACGAATCTCAGAGGTAATAAATAGAGGACTGGGCAAGAAATTTAACCAGCGCGTCTTAACAGAGCAGGAATATCAACTTGCTGAAGAGCGAAGCGGGAGGTTGGCTGAGTTCGTAGCCGGGCGTTTTGCTGCCAAGGAAGCAGTTGTGAAGGCTTTAGGCTGTGGCATCGGCAATGTAGTTGGTTTTCAGGATATTGAGATATTGCCTGATGCTAAAGGAAAGCCAGAGGTGACTTTATCGTGCGAAGCCTGGAGCAGACTAAATCTTCCAGATGGACAGAAGTACAACATTCATCTTACGATAACACATGGTCGTGATTTGGCTTCGGCTTTTGCCGTCGTGGAAGGGCTAGGTTCATAA
- a CDS encoding alpha/beta hydrolase yields the protein MNHRNFEIPAGDGAVLRCSHFPAQGKAKSVIVIAHGYKGFKDWGMFPYIATTLSQEHEVITFNFSHAGIGEDLLHFTELEKFARNTYRRSLKDMEILLSYLSQHPKFGSLPLFLLGHSLGGGICLVYTLDHPNEISGVISWNGVTKLDLLTEEQKQQMKETGRTYVLNGRTGQQMPLDAVILEDMENNKERYNILERIQKASFPVVLIQGSQDGVHLRQGSEHLIKLRPDISWVQVPEGNHTFNTVHPFAGTTPQLELAIAATTNFIDQTLTLTE from the coding sequence ATGAATCATCGTAATTTTGAAATACCTGCCGGAGACGGAGCTGTTCTCCGCTGCTCACACTTCCCAGCCCAAGGCAAAGCCAAAAGCGTTATAGTTATAGCCCATGGCTACAAAGGTTTTAAAGATTGGGGAATGTTTCCTTACATAGCCACAACTCTCAGCCAGGAGCATGAAGTGATCACTTTTAACTTCTCTCATGCTGGCATCGGAGAAGATCTGCTGCATTTCACTGAGCTTGAGAAGTTCGCCCGCAACACCTATCGCCGTAGCTTAAAGGACATGGAAATCCTGTTGTCTTATCTTAGCCAACACCCGAAATTCGGCAGCTTGCCCTTATTCCTTCTCGGCCACAGTCTCGGAGGGGGAATTTGTTTGGTCTACACGCTTGATCATCCCAATGAGATCAGCGGAGTAATCTCCTGGAACGGGGTTACGAAACTCGATTTGCTGACGGAAGAACAAAAGCAGCAGATGAAGGAAACAGGAAGAACCTATGTCCTTAATGGACGTACTGGCCAACAAATGCCGCTGGATGCTGTAATTTTAGAAGATATGGAGAACAACAAAGAACGTTATAACATCCTTGAACGCATACAGAAAGCGTCCTTCCCAGTTGTTCTTATTCAAGGCAGTCAAGATGGAGTACATCTCCGCCAAGGGTCTGAGCATCTCATCAAACTTCGGCCAGATATTAGCTGGGTGCAGGTTCCTGAGGGTAATCATACGTTCAACACTGTGCATCCTTTTGCTGGCACGACTCCGCAATTAGAGCTCGCGATTGCTGCGACAACTAATTTTATCGATCAGACACTTACGCTTACCGAATAA
- the mutY gene encoding A/G-specific adenine glycosylase → MTQQDIQVQEEQELQEAKQYFSYHLLEWYQGQKRDLPWRRHRNPYYIWISEIMLQQTRVDTVIPYFNRFIERFPTVESLADAPEEDVLKCWEGLGYYSRARNIQHAAKQVKELYGGQVPNDREAVFSLKGVGPYTAGAILSIAFNRPEPAVDGNVMRVLSRYFLIEDDIAKGPTRVKMEHLAAELIPEGEAASFNQALMELGALVCTPKSPRCLTCPVMEHCAARLAGCETSLPVKTKAKPPRPEERLAALIEGRGAHAGQVLIRQRPQSGLLARMWELPHWPAPPVEGGAKGARLPEAAALDRLRRSLREAGISARPEKHWMAAEHIFSHIVWTLQVYRCSVEDALPLPIAAEGRGVYNAEADLFSGIDSSMPIERFEDGNASPEDGGAVRWISREDMANYAFPNVFLKLLNLYFDEQEERAKLEK, encoded by the coding sequence ATGACACAACAAGATATACAAGTTCAAGAGGAACAGGAGCTGCAGGAGGCTAAGCAATATTTCAGCTATCATTTGCTGGAGTGGTATCAAGGGCAGAAACGGGATTTGCCTTGGCGTCGGCACCGCAATCCTTATTATATTTGGATTTCCGAAATAATGCTGCAGCAGACAAGGGTGGATACGGTAATCCCGTATTTCAATCGGTTTATCGAAAGGTTTCCTACCGTGGAGTCGCTCGCCGATGCACCAGAAGAGGACGTGCTTAAGTGCTGGGAAGGCTTAGGTTATTATTCTCGTGCTCGCAATATACAGCATGCGGCCAAGCAAGTCAAAGAGCTGTATGGCGGGCAGGTGCCGAATGATCGCGAGGCTGTGTTCAGTTTAAAGGGAGTGGGACCTTATACGGCAGGAGCTATCCTTAGCATTGCGTTCAATCGGCCGGAGCCAGCGGTCGACGGCAATGTGATGCGGGTGTTGTCCCGATACTTCCTGATAGAGGATGATATCGCCAAGGGACCCACCCGCGTAAAAATGGAGCACCTGGCAGCTGAACTGATCCCGGAGGGAGAAGCGGCATCCTTTAATCAGGCCCTGATGGAGCTCGGGGCGCTCGTATGCACTCCTAAGTCACCGCGCTGTTTAACCTGCCCGGTGATGGAGCATTGCGCCGCGCGCCTGGCGGGCTGCGAGACCTCGCTGCCCGTCAAGACCAAGGCCAAGCCGCCGCGCCCTGAGGAGCGGCTGGCGGCCTTAATTGAGGGCCGCGGTGCCCACGCGGGCCAAGTGCTCATCCGGCAGCGGCCACAAAGCGGGCTGTTAGCCCGCATGTGGGAGCTGCCGCACTGGCCAGCGCCGCCTGTGGAAGGCGGCGCCAAAGGCGCGCGGCTGCCGGAAGCAGCGGCGCTGGACCGGCTGCGCCGGTCACTGCGGGAGGCCGGGATCTCTGCCCGGCCTGAAAAGCACTGGATGGCTGCTGAGCATATCTTCAGCCATATCGTGTGGACGCTGCAGGTGTACCGCTGCAGCGTAGAGGACGCCCTTCCGCTGCCGATAGCGGCAGAAGGACGGGGGGTGTACAACGCGGAAGCGGACTTGTTCTCAGGGATCGACAGCAGCATGCCTATCGAGAGATTTGAGGACGGGAACGCTAGTCCAGAGGACGGCGGAGCAGTGCGCTGGATCAGCCGCGAAGACATGGCTAACTATGCGTTCCCTAACGTTTTTCTGAAGCTACTGAACCTTTATTTTGATGAGCAGGAAGAGCGGGCGAAGCTAGAGAAGTAG